GCAGGCCAATAAGCTCCCGCATAAGGGTGTGCAACCTCCGTGCAGTTAATCGACCGAAAGCCCTGCATGCCGATAGGGTCATCCTCTAAATATAACTCAAGTGTGTTCATCTGATCCATAGTCCAACGGACCGAACCTTTGGAACCGTTGATTTCGATGCGATTTCCGTTGCGATTTCCTTTGGCGAAACGAGTCGCTTCGAACACACCGACCGCTCCGTTTTCGAATCTCGCAAGTGCAGCAGCTGCATCGTCCACATCTACTTCTGCTCTATCGTCACCGCTTGCCTCTGCTCCCAATCCACCAGACATTTCGCCAACAGGTCTCGTCTTAATGAATGTTTCCATGAGGCCTGACACTTCGGTAATTTCCCCGACCAAAAACCTAGACAAATCGATGGAATGTGCCATCAGATCGCCCAACGTTCCCGATCCGGTCACTTCCTTCCTCATGCGCCACACGAGCGGGAACTCGGGGTCCATAATCCAGTCCTGCAAGTATTGGGCGCGAAAATGATAAATATCTCCCAATACACCCTCTTGAATGAGCTTCTTCGCGAATTGCACGGCAGGCGAGAAACGATAGTTGTGGCAGATCATATGGACGACGCCCGATTGCTCTGCGGCTTTCCACATTTCCTTAGCTTGCAAGGCACTCATTGCGAGAGGCTTCTCGCAGAGAACGTGCTTGCCTGCTTTTACCGCCGCAATGGCGATCTCCGCATGCGAGCTGTTCGGGGTGCCGATATCGATAACGTCGATATCATCCCTCTCCAGCAGGCGGCGCCAATCCGTCTCGTAGCTCAGCCAGCCTAGCTTCTCAGCTGCGAGCCGAACGGCGTTCTCATCTCTTCCGACAAGCGTTTGCAGCACGGGCTCAATTTCCGTATCGAAGAAAAAGGGCAAATCTCTATAAGCATGGCTATGTGCTTTACCCATAAATTTATAGCCGATCATGCCTATGCGCACCTTTTTTTTAGTCATCATGACGGGCTCACACTCCTCTGATCGGAATGTTCAGCTGCTGTTCGACAAAATCGCGACAAATTTCCAGGCTCTGCAGCGGGGTACTCGTCGACTTATCAATCTCGACAGTCATCCAGCCCTTATAGCCAATTTCGTTCAAAGCTTCTATAATCGGCGGGAAATCAATAGAACCAAGCCCAAGCTCGCAGAATACTGGGAGCGCCTCATTGCCTAACAGCATCGGGAAGTCTTCTTTCGTCGCCTCTTTGGACGTCAAATCCTTCAAATGCACATAAGCGACCCGATCGCGGTATTTCCGAATGATCGCCGCTGGGTCCATACCTGCACCAGTCAAGTGAGCCGAATCCGGTGCGAAGAACACCACTTCAGGATCACACAGGCTCATAAGCTCGTCGAGCTCATTCTCGTCCTGTACCTCCGTCCACAAATGCGGATGCAGACATGCTTTGACTCCAAGCTCGAACGTTCTTTTAGCTGCCTCATTAATCGTAACCGCAGCATGCTTCAGTTCCTCCAGAGTTGTAGGCTTCTGGCGGGGGCCGCCGGGACCAAATACCAAATGCTCAGCTCCGGCTTTGGCGATGACGCGCGCTAGACGAACGTTGTAATCGATGATTTCCTGACGAGCCTCAGGATTCGAGAATCTCCGATTCATCCCTCCAGATGCTCCGCCGTAAAGGGCCGTCATCGCAAGTCCGTGCTTCGCCAAAAGCTCGTTGAATTCCTCCATTCGATCCTCGTAGGATAGAACGAACGATGCCCATGGCTCAATCGCTCGGTAGCCTAGCTTAGAAGCTTCTTCAAGCGCCTTGAAATGATCTTCTCCCCACGTAATGGCATGTACCGCAACGTTTCCTTTGAAATTAGACATGATTAAGCCTCCCCTTAATATCGTAAAGATTTTTCCTACCTCAGTATAAAATCAGGCACATCAACTGGTCTTTATCGCCAACACTTGTTTTTTGTCCAAAACAACGAACCTTGTTAGCCTTTTACCGCTCCGGCGGTCATGCCGGTCATAATCTTGTTACTGAAAAATAAATACAAGACGATTATCGGTAGAGAGGTCATTACTAGACCGGCGATTTTCCCGGTATAATCCGTCGTGTACTGGCCGCTGAAGAAGGTTAGCCATATCGGAAGCGTGAACAGCTCGGAAGACTTATTCAGCACTAGAGCGAATGAGAATTCGTTCCATGTGCCGAGAGTGCTTAGAATGGCAACTGTCGACATGATCGGCATGCAGATCGGAAGAATGACTCTGAACATCGTGTAATCGAACGAGCTTCCGTCCATATAAGCCGCCTCTTCGATTTCCTTGGATATTCCTTTAATAAAGCTATCAAATAGAAAGATCGCCACAGGCAAATGAAACGCGATGTACGGTAGAATCAGAGTGAAGCGGCTATCTAGCATCCCCATCCACTTGAACTGCACGAACAACGGCACAAGCAATGCGTGAATCGGAATCATCATGCCCGCCAAGAACAGCAGCATCATGATCTTCTTGCCTTTGAATTCGATTCTGGAAAAAAAATAGCCGATGACAAAAGAGAAAACAATGATCAACGGCACCGCAATGACTGTGTTGAGCAAGCTGCTGAATATCGCGGAACCAATATTTCCGATATTGAAAGCGTTCGAATAATTGTCCAGCGTAGGGCTTGAAGGAAGTGACATCGTGTTTAAGTTGAATTCCTTATTTGTTTTCAAAGAGGTGTAAAGCATCCAAACAATTGGAAACAGGGCTGATAAGGTAAATAGCAAAACAGTCACATTTGTTCCCACATAACCCAGCTTTACCGCAAAAGACGATTTTTTTCTCATTTTTCTTCCCCACCGCCTATCCATCTGGACATCACCAGAAGAATAATCGCGCACAAGATAAGCATGCCGATGGATATCGTGCTTCCATAGCTCAATCGGCTCATCGTGAAGGCGTTATTGTACGCGTATTGCGCCATCACCATCGAACTACGACCTGGTCCTCCACCCGTCATAACGTAAATGTGATCAAACACTTTTAACGTTCCGGTAATACAGAGAATCAGGGCAACGCTCATTACATTTTTCAACAAAGGTAAGATGACGTACACCGTTTTTCTGTACCACGTAGCTCCATCAATTTCACTCGCTTCCAGCACTTCCTTCGATATGTTCTGCATCCCTGCCAGAAAAATAATGAAGTACAAGCCGATATATTGCCAAACAAGCGGAACCGATACCGAATAAAGCACATAGCTAGGATTATCAAGCCATAACACGGGGTCCATGTTAAAGAGTTTTAGCACCCAGTTGAGTACTCCCATGCGATAGTTGTAGATTAGCGACCACAAGTATCCAGTTACGATAGGAGCCAGAACGACGGGCAAAAAAATCGCGATCCGATGCAGCCCCTCCAGCTTCAGAAGCTTTGTCATAAAAAAGGAGGCGATCAGAAAAGCTATCCCTACCTGTCCTGCAACGCAGATAACAGCGATGATGATGTTGTTTTTAAGCGAAAACCAGAAGTCGTTGTCCTTCACGAGCGCGACATAATTTTGCAGCCCGACGAATTTAGCGTTACCTTCACTGTGCACGCTGTAGTACATCGAGATCAACAACGGCAGCAAAACAGTGAACGCGTAAATGATAAAAATAGGAACTAAATAACGAAATGCCGGTCCGGCTTGCAGTTTGAAAAGTCGGCTACTGCGCATACAATCCACTCTTTTCCTGAAAGATAAGTGAGGCTTGGGGGAGCATCGCTCCCCCTGCCTCTCTTGTGATTAGTTTCCCGGCAGCCGTTGTTACTTCTGAGTATCCCTTACGCTCTGTATTTTCTTAGCCAGATCCTCAGGGGTAGTTCCTCCGATTAGCAGATCCTGAAGTCCCTTGTAAATCACTTCGACCAAAGCCGGACTAAGTTGGATATCATAGATCGGCGAGAACTTCTTGTCGCTCACCAGCTTAAAATACTCGACCGACAACGGAGAAAGCTTAGATTCGTCATACTCCGCTACCTTTACTGGTGGCTGTCCGTTAAGTTCGATTTTCTTCCTTCCGAACTCCTGACCGACTACTTTTTTGATCAGCGCGATCGCCGCTTCTTTCTTCGCTCCTTCAAGCTTAGAATTATAGGCTATCGACCAACCAGCACCACCTGCAACAGTGTTAGGATCGCCCTTCCCTCCTGGAACAGGTGGAAGAACAGCCAGTCCAGTCACCTCTTGAACTTCCTTAGGAGCTTCGCGAGTAAAACCGTTCATCGCCCAAGCGCCGTCTATAAGCATGGCTGCTTGCTTATTGAAATACAAAGTGTTTGCCTGCATACCGTCAATGCTGTTAATGTCCGGGTTGAACGTGCCTATCTTCGCCAAATTTTGTAGCGCTTTCAAAGCATTTACAAAATCGGGATCCGTAAACTTCGCTGTACCCGCCTTCATTTCCTTGAACCATTCCGTACCCGTGTAACGGTCGGCCAAAGTACCGAATAATACCGAACCTACCGGTACATTCGACTTGTTGCCCATGGCAATCGGGATAACACCACTATCCTTGAGCTTGCCAATCGCTGCCGTAAATTCATCCCAAGTTGTCGGGAAAGATGTGATACCCGCTTTCTCGAACAACTCTTTATTGTAGTAAATGACATGAGCAGAGAACATCGCCGTCGGTATGCCGTAGATTTTGCCGTCAGTCGTAAACTCGTCGAAGCTGTTCGGCAAAAAGCTGTCTCTCCATTCCGGATCCTGATCCAATGCTTCGTTTAGTGTTCCAACATATCCCTTCGGAATATAGTCGAGCAGCATGGAGCCGTTCGCTACGAACATGTCAGGCAGATCTCCTGAAGCCCCTAACGTCGTCATTTTAATCCGGTAAGGATCGTGCGGAATTCCGTCTTCGACAAGATTGACCTCAGGGTGCTCCGCTCGGAACTCCTTCAAGGCTTCTTGGAATAAAGCGCCGTTCGCGTCGATATCGAAATGTCCGATTGTCAGCTTGATTTTACCAGCAGAAGCTTCTTCGCCCCCATTGCCATCTGAAGACTTTTTGCCACATCCGATTAACCCGATAGAAGCGATAAGTAAAACGACCACAAGCATATGCAATTTTCTATTTTTAATATACATATGAACCCCTCCGATGATTATAAATTAGCGAATGCCTTATCGAACCCTGCCTTGGATCTTACCAGTAGCTCTTCTACGCTTGCAGAAGTAGAAGGTGTCAACACTTCTTGCGCGACGACTCCGGCATAGCCTGCAATCTGCAATCCTTTCAGAAATCCATGCAAATCGATAACGCCTTCGCCTGGATACAACCGATCGCCATCCAACAGCTTCTCAATCGGGCCGTCCTTAGCATCATTGATATGAACGTGTACAATATGCTCCGGCTTTAATTTCAAGAGATCGTCTACTGCTAGTCCGTTTGTATGCCAATGATAAGAATCCACTAGCAAGCCCACATTCCGCGCCCCAATCGTCTCGATCCAATCCAGCGTGTCTTCCATTTTCCATAGAAATGGATTAGCCCAGTGCGTCCGCAAATGCCAGCTGCCTACGAATTCTAGTCCGAGACGTATGCCATATGCTCCCAGAATATCGGCACAAAGCCTTAATCTGCGTGTCGCCACAGCCATGAATGGAGCTGCTTCCTCATCTGTAGACGGAAGAATATACGTACAGCACTTGTAGCATCCTAAGGACGCAGCAGCTTCGGCTGATTCCACCAACGCTTTCAAGCCTTCGCGAAATCGCTCCTCGCTCGATCGCCAATCGACTTCCAAATCAAATGAACCGATAATGACGTTGTTGCTTTTCAGCAGCTGCGTCGCTTTTTCCTGTCCATATTGTCGGATAAAATCAACCGGATCAAGATCTACTGATTTAAAGCCATATTGTGCCGCGCCTGAAATCAATTGCTCGTATGACTCGATCGTTCCCAGTCCAGCCCGTGTTAATCCTCTTATCACTTGTTATACCTCCTAGGACCAATCGAACAATACGCCGTTGTAGTCGTCTTTGTTGTTTCTCAAGCCTTCGTAAGCTTCTTTCGCCTGCTCTGGCTTGATCACGTGGCTGAGTAATGGCTCGATTTGCAAGCGATTTTGCTTCACTAGCTCAAATACGATTTTGGAGTTTCGGACTAATGAATGCTTGACGAACGCGTTTGGCTCTGTCGGATACCGCCATTCATGGCCCCCCTTAAACGTAATACAGCCCCGGTTGTAAAGATGGCAATAATTTAGAACATCCGTCACATCTGTGTTGAACTCTCCTCGAGGGCTGCCTAGGAAAACGATCTCCCCCAAGCTACCAATCCATCCAAGGCTCTCAACGCCAACCTGTGGTACGCCCGTCGCCTCAATCTGCGTCGACACGCCCTGTCCTCCTGTTAATGCAAGAATTTGCTCCTTTATCCCTCCATTCCCGCCGTTAAGCGCGTAATCTACGCCGCATTGGTTAGCGGTTTCAATCCGTTTGGACGATAGATCGACGCCGATGACGAAAGCTCCTTGAAGACGAGCCAGCTGAGCGGCTAAGTTTCCAACCAAGCCAAGGCCTGTTACGCTGACGTAATCTCCGACTTCAATATTGGAAACGCGTACGGATGTAAACGCAACTGTTGCCATCCGAGTAAACGGCACCCATCTTAAATCCAGATCGGCCGGGGGCTTGATTAACAACTGGCTTGTGGATACAACTTGATATTCAGAATGGCTTCCGTAATGAAACACGTTATCACCAATCTTAAAGTCCGTAACACCCTGCCCGACTTCAACGACCTGACTTACACTAGCATAGCCTGGACAAACCGGCAATTGTGCCCACGATTCCTTACCGGACAACATCGCCAGCTCCGTTCCCGGGCTAATAAGCGAATATATCAGCTTCACGAGTACTTCATTATCAGCCAGTGCTGCAGGAATGAACTCTTCTTCTACGGTTTCAACCTGTTGCGGACTGACGAACATAATCTTGCGGTTTTTCAATCGAATCAACTCCTTTGTTATCGCTTACATGATTAATTTAATGCTTTTCTGATTTTAAGTCTTTGATCACAAAACCGATTTTTTGTCTAAAACAACGATCTGTGCATACGCTATCAATCCTTTTTCTTCCAATGTGAACGACAAAAAACCGTCAAGCCGCGCCGCTGCGCTGATTGACGGTTTTTTTGATCCTTAATGCTATTTGATTAACATATCGCTCAAATTTGTTTTAGTTTTGGTTATTGTGGGTTACTTCTCATTAATCGGAAAACTTCTAATAAGATTACATTTAAGCTAATCCATAGGCCAGCCAACACATAACCGACAATGACATCACTAGGATATTCATTTCCTGAATAGACCGCGCTAATCCCTATAATTAGACATAAACAGGAAACCGCTAACACAACTATTATGCGTCTTAATACCTTTCCATGGTGGCGAAAGAGCAAAAAGGCTGTAAATCCATATACGGTCAACGCTATGAATGCATGTTCGCTTGGGAAAGTAAATGGATTGCCGCTAGGGCCGATGCGATGGAATATACCCCGCAGTCCTTCCGCCAGTCCTTCCCCTCCCACAACAACTAGGGCAAAAAATGCAATTGTCAGAAGTCGATCCTTCCCCTTAAACCAGATCCATAAGCTTGCGAGAAGTATGACAGGCAGCAAAATCCGATAGGAGCTAAAGAATGCCCACCGATTCATGGAATCCGTCCAACTATGATCAAATACCTGCTCGACGATATAAATAGTAATCTCATCGAATTTAACAAATTCATGCTCTAAGAAATTTTCGATGAGCCCGATCATTAATGAAAAGAGAGCAATGAATAACGCACCTGCAGTGAGCAGGATAACCTTTACTTTGCGAGCGGAATGGTAATGCTGCATTCCCTTTTCCAACCAAATATCTATACGCTCGTGTATACGCTGCTTGTTCTTCTTATAGAGAATAAATAGAACATAGCCGGTCACCAATATCAACCCAATGACGAGTATGTAGACATTAACGGTGTGATGATATTTCTCCCATTTGGGACCGAGTAGCTTGCCAAGCGAAATGAAGACAGATACCCATAAAAAGGCGCCCGAGTAAGCATACAAAGCATATTTACGAAAAGGAAGCCGTGTCGTACCTGAGAAATAGCCTGTAATATGGCGAACTCCGGGAATGTAATAACCGATGATCAACATTTTATTGCCATAACGGCCGAACCATTTCGACACCTTTTCGAATTTATCCGGACCGAAATGGAAACGGGAGCCGTACTTTTCGAAAAAAGGATTTCCCAAACGATACCCAATCCAGTAAGTAACCGTCATCCCGAGTGTTGTGCCTGTCCCTGCGATAAGGATGCTCAGCAACCAATCCAGTTTTCCTTGATTGACGATGAGCCCTGCATAAGTCATGATTAGTTCTCCTGGTAGCGGAAGGGCAAGCATTTCAAGAAAAAGAGAAAAAAAGAGGACGCTATATCCGTATTGCTCCAGTAAGTGATTTAACATGTCGCTGAGAAAGCTCATGCTCTCCCTCCGTTCCTCTTCCGATACAAAAGCCCCTCCCTTTGCTTATCGCATTGAACACCCATTAGCATTACCACAATTTAAGCGGCATCACGTAGGAATATATGGCCTGGCAACGTTACGCCAATGATAAATAGCTGCGATTCTGGCCATCCAAGGCTGGCCTAAAGTGCTTGCGGCAATGGAGTAGAGCTCTTGCTCCGTAATATGTATACCTTCATTATCTAGGTGCGCGCGCATCAGAAGTACAATGTCTCGTTCTTTCATGGCTGACAATTGCATCGTAGTCATTTCGTTATCATTGAAATGAAAGGCATGCTCTCTTGAAGTAAAAATCCATCGTACATCCGGCATTTCCGATGCTCGGAACATCTTAATAAGGAGCGCTACAGCATCCCTATCCATTGGGTTTATTTCGTCGATACCATCGACAGCAATGATGACGAAACGGTTGTGCTCACGTATTACCTTTTGAAGCTCACGAATCCACGCTTCACCATCAAAAATAACTTTATCCGCCGCTTCATGCAGATCAGATAACTCAAGGCCAAGATCCGTCTCCAATGATTTACTAGCATCATGGAATACGGAAGCAGCATGAGAATAGTCGAGATCGCGTCCCCTAATCATTACTGTCAGCCAGTTATCCTGCTCTTTTGCTTTTTTACATGCGAATTGAATTAACGCTGTTTTCCCCACTCCTGGATTACCATTTATAAGTATGCCCTTATATAGGGAATTACTGAGAAACGCATGTATTTCAATTAATTCGTTGGCACGACCAACAAACAAAGGTGAATAGCCAATTGCTTTATGTTTTGCTAACCAATTAGCGAATTGTTCAGGTTCAAGTATGCGTGAGACTTCCTCCACCATCGTCTCTGTGAGCTTAATAGCAGATCTCGCATCAATCCCATTTTTCTGTAGATTATGGATGAGATCACTATAATAATTAGCCACATATTGCTTTATATCGTTCGTAAGCTCTGGTT
This portion of the Cohnella abietis genome encodes:
- a CDS encoding ABC transporter substrate-binding protein, with amino-acid sequence MYIKNRKLHMLVVVLLIASIGLIGCGKKSSDGNGGEEASAGKIKLTIGHFDIDANGALFQEALKEFRAEHPEVNLVEDGIPHDPYRIKMTTLGASGDLPDMFVANGSMLLDYIPKGYVGTLNEALDQDPEWRDSFLPNSFDEFTTDGKIYGIPTAMFSAHVIYYNKELFEKAGITSFPTTWDEFTAAIGKLKDSGVIPIAMGNKSNVPVGSVLFGTLADRYTGTEWFKEMKAGTAKFTDPDFVNALKALQNLAKIGTFNPDINSIDGMQANTLYFNKQAAMLIDGAWAMNGFTREAPKEVQEVTGLAVLPPVPGGKGDPNTVAGGAGWSIAYNSKLEGAKKEAAIALIKKVVGQEFGRKKIELNGQPPVKVAEYDESKLSPLSVEYFKLVSDKKFSPIYDIQLSPALVEVIYKGLQDLLIGGTTPEDLAKKIQSVRDTQK
- a CDS encoding Gfo/Idh/MocA family protein, whose product is MTKKKVRIGMIGYKFMGKAHSHAYRDLPFFFDTEIEPVLQTLVGRDENAVRLAAEKLGWLSYETDWRRLLERDDIDVIDIGTPNSSHAEIAIAAVKAGKHVLCEKPLAMSALQAKEMWKAAEQSGVVHMICHNYRFSPAVQFAKKLIQEGVLGDIYHFRAQYLQDWIMDPEFPLVWRMRKEVTGSGTLGDLMAHSIDLSRFLVGEITEVSGLMETFIKTRPVGEMSGGLGAEASGDDRAEVDVDDAAAALARFENGAVGVFEATRFAKGNRNGNRIEINGSKGSVRWTMDQMNTLELYLEDDPIGMQGFRSINCTEVAHPYAGAYWPAGHPIGYEHTFINLMHEFMRGISGKGSSPSPTFEDGYRNQVVLDAIEQSATTGAKVSIKY
- a CDS encoding sugar phosphate isomerase/epimerase family protein, with the protein product MIRGLTRAGLGTIESYEQLISGAAQYGFKSVDLDPVDFIRQYGQEKATQLLKSNNVIIGSFDLEVDWRSSEERFREGLKALVESAEAAASLGCYKCCTYILPSTDEEAAPFMAVATRRLRLCADILGAYGIRLGLEFVGSWHLRTHWANPFLWKMEDTLDWIETIGARNVGLLVDSYHWHTNGLAVDDLLKLKPEHIVHVHINDAKDGPIEKLLDGDRLYPGEGVIDLHGFLKGLQIAGYAGVVAQEVLTPSTSASVEELLVRSKAGFDKAFANL
- a CDS encoding VTT domain-containing protein gives rise to the protein MSFLSDMLNHLLEQYGYSVLFFSLFLEMLALPLPGELIMTYAGLIVNQGKLDWLLSILIAGTGTTLGMTVTYWIGYRLGNPFFEKYGSRFHFGPDKFEKVSKWFGRYGNKMLIIGYYIPGVRHITGYFSGTTRLPFRKYALYAYSGAFLWVSVFISLGKLLGPKWEKYHHTVNVYILVIGLILVTGYVLFILYKKNKQRIHERIDIWLEKGMQHYHSARKVKVILLTAGALFIALFSLMIGLIENFLEHEFVKFDEITIYIVEQVFDHSWTDSMNRWAFFSSYRILLPVILLASLWIWFKGKDRLLTIAFFALVVVGGEGLAEGLRGIFHRIGPSGNPFTFPSEHAFIALTVYGFTAFLLFRHHGKVLRRIIVVLAVSCLCLIIGISAVYSGNEYPSDVIVGYVLAGLWISLNVILLEVFRLMRSNPQ
- a CDS encoding sugar phosphate isomerase/epimerase family protein, coding for MSNFKGNVAVHAITWGEDHFKALEEASKLGYRAIEPWASFVLSYEDRMEEFNELLAKHGLAMTALYGGASGGMNRRFSNPEARQEIIDYNVRLARVIAKAGAEHLVFGPGGPRQKPTTLEELKHAAVTINEAAKRTFELGVKACLHPHLWTEVQDENELDELMSLCDPEVVFFAPDSAHLTGAGMDPAAIIRKYRDRVAYVHLKDLTSKEATKEDFPMLLGNEALPVFCELGLGSIDFPPIIEALNEIGYKGWMTVEIDKSTSTPLQSLEICRDFVEQQLNIPIRGV
- a CDS encoding zinc-dependent alcohol dehydrogenase, whose product is MKNRKIMFVSPQQVETVEEEFIPAALADNEVLVKLIYSLISPGTELAMLSGKESWAQLPVCPGYASVSQVVEVGQGVTDFKIGDNVFHYGSHSEYQVVSTSQLLIKPPADLDLRWVPFTRMATVAFTSVRVSNIEVGDYVSVTGLGLVGNLAAQLARLQGAFVIGVDLSSKRIETANQCGVDYALNGGNGGIKEQILALTGGQGVSTQIEATGVPQVGVESLGWIGSLGEIVFLGSPRGEFNTDVTDVLNYCHLYNRGCITFKGGHEWRYPTEPNAFVKHSLVRNSKIVFELVKQNRLQIEPLLSHVIKPEQAKEAYEGLRNNKDDYNGVLFDWS
- a CDS encoding carbohydrate ABC transporter permease, with product MRSSRLFKLQAGPAFRYLVPIFIIYAFTVLLPLLISMYYSVHSEGNAKFVGLQNYVALVKDNDFWFSLKNNIIIAVICVAGQVGIAFLIASFFMTKLLKLEGLHRIAIFLPVVLAPIVTGYLWSLIYNYRMGVLNWVLKLFNMDPVLWLDNPSYVLYSVSVPLVWQYIGLYFIIFLAGMQNISKEVLEASEIDGATWYRKTVYVILPLLKNVMSVALILCITGTLKVFDHIYVMTGGGPGRSSMVMAQYAYNNAFTMSRLSYGSTISIGMLILCAIILLVMSRWIGGGEEK
- a CDS encoding carbohydrate ABC transporter permease, with the protein product MRKKSSFAVKLGYVGTNVTVLLFTLSALFPIVWMLYTSLKTNKEFNLNTMSLPSSPTLDNYSNAFNIGNIGSAIFSSLLNTVIAVPLIIVFSFVIGYFFSRIEFKGKKIMMLLFLAGMMIPIHALLVPLFVQFKWMGMLDSRFTLILPYIAFHLPVAIFLFDSFIKGISKEIEEAAYMDGSSFDYTMFRVILPICMPIMSTVAILSTLGTWNEFSFALVLNKSSELFTLPIWLTFFSGQYTTDYTGKIAGLVMTSLPIIVLYLFFSNKIMTGMTAGAVKG